From one Babesia bovis T2Bo chromosome 3, whole genome shotgun sequence genomic stretch:
- a CDS encoding EF hand domain containing protein has translation MSSSRWAGMSSGRVPLSGAPPRRRRELTDQQIAEIREAFNIFDTNGRDCIEAREFKMVLKALGFDPSTDEMYSIMATVDKNDTGVVTYEEYFKVVKSKMLERDPMEDILKSFKLFADPNTNTIGLKDLRNIADELGEVVTDEELAEMIREADRDKDGVVNQSEFVKIMRKSNLF, from the exons ATGTCTAGTTCGCGATGGGCTGGTATGTCCTCCGGGCGCGTTCCACTATCCGGTGCGCCTCCTCGTCGTCGTCGTGAGCTTACTGACCAGCAGATTGCTGAGATTCGTGAGGCTTTTAACATATTCGACACCAATGGCAGGG ATTGCATTGAGGCTCGTGAGTTCAAGATGGTATTGAAAGCTCTTGGTTTTGATCCCAGTACTGACGAGATGTATTCGATAATGGCAACTGTTGACAAGAATGACACTGGTGTTGTTACATATGAGGAATACTTTAAGGTGGTGAAGTCTAagatg CTTGAACGTGACCCTATGGAAGACATTTTGAAATCTTTTAAGTTGTTTGCTGACCCAAACACTAATACAATCGGTCTTAAG GATTTGCGTAATATTGCTGATGAGTTGGGTGAAGTGGTTACTGATGAGGAGCTTGCagag ATGATTCGGGAGGCCGATCGTGACAAGGACGGTGTGGTAAATCAATCTGAGTTTGTCAAGATTATGCGTAAATCCAACTTATTTTGA
- a CDS encoding Ribophorin I family protein: MFLLTGRIPWSLWLVTILSVCLIKDSIAYQDLLTGFNIEYLRTSNYVQCSKWTIEKMRYDVLGNKGAGTLLQEKMKWNIKAAARNYILPEVPIKVIYVFQMQCKLTTGCLDMIYVLPYHEAMQMTSISATNTETGNKLEVTNINPIKMNYNCIEPLDLKNEVIRPRNIPDCTMCYPELYRITMDKAVNNDQVIHIRIEYYLNRPYEPLQKKLARGLQQKVVLPLHTLITVPYHIQVQRTRFTFENDMEFDIHSLHTYANIQKIKHNVLVTKHFEKVEFMSTGETMVLKFNHDETMEYIPKLNKNVYIPLWSLDGNINIQEGYVVYNDASPIEGHFSLQIEHSEEYKGHKSNVVTHMEAIFPEQASKLRYYDVNGNISRLYRLEHSVIPTYKTVEIQPRYPILGSWKVVFTLDYRMPPQKSRNAIQKDWIGYLIHNPVLLSLGSLLQWILKYIKGDVVYIEVHVFPVIYYMFIHDAVITIRLPLGAHLHKAVSSYPAIIHIEDNTWRVLGVAVKMTEVKVQLYRLYTDDVHRYTKETIQVGYTIGLFWVIKVMASLVLHIATGYLICMTWKWVSRVYYDYFQGYNELSSDVCGK; the protein is encoded by the exons ATGTTTCTCTTAACTGGGAGGATACCGTGGTCATTATGGCTCGTAACCATCTTGTCAGTCTGTCTTATCAAGGATTCCATAGCTTACCAGGACTTATTAACTGGGTTCAATATAGAATATCTACGAACTAGTAACTATGTACAATGTAGTAAATGGACAATTGAAAAAATGAGGTATGACGTACTGGGAAATAAGGGAGCGGGTACACTTTTACAGGAAAAGATGAAGTGGAACATCAAAGCCGCAGCGAggaattatatattgccagAGGTACCCATAAAAGTTATATACGTATTCCAGATGCAATGTAAACTTACAACAGGATGCCTAGATATGATCTATGTTCTACCATACCATGAAGCAATGCAAATGACATCAATCAGTGCAACCAATACAGAAACTGGAAATAAACTAGAAGTGACTAATATCAACCcaataaaaatgaattatAACTGTATCGAGCCACTGGATCTAAAGAATGAAGTTATAAGACCAAGGAATATACCAGATTGTACCATGTGTTACCCTGAATTATATAGGATCACAATGGATAAAGCTGTGAACAACGATCAGGTCATACATATAAGAATAGAATATTACCTCAACAGACCATATGAACCGTTACAAAAGAAACTTGCACGAGGATTACAACAAAAAGTTGTATTGCCACTACATACACTTATAACAGTACCATACCATATACAAGTACAAAGAACTAGATTCACATTTGAAAATGATATGGAATTTGATATACACTCGCTACATACATATGCtaatatacaaaaaataaAGCATAATGTCCTTGTTACAAAGCATTTCGAAAAGGTGGAGTTCATGTCAACAGGTGAAACCATGGTATTGAAATTCAATCATGATGAAACCATGGAATATATTCCAAAACTGAACAAAAATGTATACATACCGCTGTGGTCATTAGACGGGAACATTAACATACAAGAAGGTTATGTAGTCTACAACGACGCATCACCCATAGAG GGCCACTTCTCACTACAAATAGAACATAGTGAAGAATATAAAGGACATAAATCAAATGTAGTCACACATATGGAAGCAATATTCCCAGAGCAAGCTAGTAAACTTAGATATTACGATGTCAACGGCAATATATCGAGATTGTACCGCTTGGAGCACAGCGTAATACCAACATACAAGACCGTAGAA ATACAACCCAGATACCCTATACTAGGGTCATGGAAAGTTGTATTCACACTGGATTATAGAATGCCACCGCAAAAATCAAGGAACGCAATACAAAAGGATTGGATAGGTTACCTAATACACAACCCTGTGTTATTATCGCTAGGATCACTATTGCAATGGATTTTGAAATACATAAAAGGGGATGTAGTATACATTGAAGTGCATGTATTCCCAGTGATATACTACATGTTTATACACGATGCCGTTATAACCATCAGGCTGCCACTTG GAGCACATTTACACAAAGCTGTGTCGTCATATCCGGCtataatacatatagaaGACAATACCTGGAGGGTACTTGGCGTAGCAGTAAAGATGACAGAAGTAAAAGTACAATTATACAGGCTCTATACAGATGATGTCCATAGATATACCAAGGAAACCATACAAGTGGGATACACAATCGGCTTATTCTGGGTTATCAAGGTCATGGCGTCACTAGTACTACACATAGCAACTGGGTACTTAATTTGTATGACATGGAAATG GGTATCCAGAGTCTATTATGACTATTTCCAGGGATACAACGAACTTAGTAGTGATGTGTGTGGCAAGTGA
- a CDS encoding CW-type Zinc Finger family protein: MALDLSMLLQPIPAGMVVVDHLKPFGLGHLARKLDSIPLPCLSSLNTGYTGNTTDVLSSTYGDVSDSFRRSDHYSDVGDRCCYNQLSQSGTFSRSCALKSSSGAVISSPLSVLAELYIPEVSILSQSGLFGSIPDDIYHSGLTSDSSPHGISVPGSVRHESDGDLNRRSLSPVRGTSRSVSPARARGSGRGGRQSRRGDSKVSRSARSVVTEPEPSPTPVTTVENWAQCESCKKWRRLPASVNTDQLPDLWVCSLNVWDPHRSSCDVPEEVFPEVSLDTSLAALPEPAPEVPVVEEKLILPIRPVVGHRGRGERFMDHEVVEMLFSGNRKHPLFNRVTIHSLDKNSLLATELPHDVLMVEDNPSSAVMGLTTAVGMDPNDFLRPEDDLLKEENMPRVDGVLSIGYAMKTNWPSQDHDASTVDSFEDTDISRVPVSILASVFPKLALQVPSFSGLLPGRSKRTVVNPKPPEFPVDPLPTHSVPDDSTALSCMTHEDLGGVLSVFGERESKVIPKVHCRLEEKLRQSTLPLDTFLQPLSMLSVPIKDSSSEPLAYTDLESDSTLQKLPQGDQQLRKLRDDYLKGSTGRGYTKRGTPYVDEGDYVPKRQSRRQPQTVAPSTLRAPVEAFSNPINTMLLMELSTPIDYVPPAEVSGMDGSFSSSHALELLTQPIDMGSLVIPSQ, encoded by the coding sequence ATGGCGCTGGACCTTTCCATGCTATTGCAGCCCATTCCGGCTGGTATGGTTGTTGTTGATCATTTAAAGCCGTTTGGATTAGGTCATTTAGCAAGGAAGTTGGACTCAATACCATTACCATGCCTTTCATCTTTAAATACTGGCTATACTGGTAACACTACTGATGTTTTGTCATCAACTTACGGTGATGTGTCTGATTCCTTTCGACGTTCTGATCATTACTCTGATGTTGGAGACCGTTGTTGTTACAACCAACTATCGCAATCTGGTACCTTTTCAAGATCCTGTGCATTGAAGTCTTCATCTGGAGCTGTGATATCGAGTCCTTTGAGTGTGCTTGCTGAGCTCTATATCCCTGAGGTTTCCATATTATCTCAATCTGGTTTATTTGGCTCTATTCCGGATGATATCTATCACTCTGGTTTGACTAGTGATTCATCTCCTCATGGTATATCAGTTCCTGGTAGTGTTCGTCATGAATCTGATGGTGATCTAAATCGTCGTTCTTTATCACCAGTTCGTGGTACTTCTCGTTCTGTATCACCTGCTCGTGCTCGTGGATCAGGTCGTGGCGGTCGTCAATCTCGTCGTGGTGATTCTAAGGTCAGCAGGTCAGCCCGTTCAGTTGTCACTGAACCTGAGCCAAGTCCCACTCCCGTGACTACTGTTGAGAACTGGGCTCAGTGTGAGAGTTGCAAGAAGTGGCGTCGTCTTCCTGCTAGTGTTAATACAGACCAGCTACCCGATTTATGGGTATGTTCATTAAACGTCTGGGATCCTCATCGCAGTTCTTGTGACGTTCCTGAGGAGGTGTTTCCTGAGGTTAGTCTTGACACATCTTTGGCTGCTTTACCTGAGCCTGCACCTGAGGTTCCTGTTGTTGAGGAGAAGTTGATACTACCCATTCGTCCGGTGGTAGGTCATCGTGGTCGTGGTGAGCGTTTTATGGACCACGAGGTGGTTGAGATGCTATTTTCTGGTAACCGGAAACACCCATTATTCAATCGTGTTACAATCCATTCATTGGACAAGAACAGCTTATTGGCTACTGAGTTGCCTCATGACGTCTTGATGGTTGAGGATAACCCCTCCAGTGCTGTTATGGGTCTAACTACTGCCGTTGGTATGGATCCTAATGACTTTTTACGTCCTGAGGATGATCTGTTGAAGGAGGAAAACATGCCTCGTGTTGATGGTGTTTTATCTATTGGTTATGCCATGAAGACAAACTGGCCATCTCAGGACCATGATGCTTCTACTGTTGATTCCTTTGAGGATACTGATATATCTCGTGTCCCTGTCTCCATCCTAGCATCTGTATTTCCCAAATTGGCTTTACAGGTGCCTTCTTTCAGTGGTTTACTTCCCGGTCGATCCAAACGAACTGTTGTGAACCCTAAACCTCCAGAATTCCCCGTTGACCCATTACCTACCCATTCTGTCCCTGACGACAGCACCGCCTTATCATGTATGACCCATGAGGACTTGGGTGGAGTTCTATCTGTTTTCGGTGAGCGTGAATCTAAAGTGATCCCTAAAGTGCATTGTCGCCTAGAAGAGAAGCTAAGACAAAGTACGCTGCCTTTGGATACATTTTTACAGCCATTATCTATGCTATCTGTGCCCATAAAGGATAGCAGCTCAGAGCCATTGGCTTATACTGATTTAGAGAGTGATTCTACTTTACAAAAGCTACCTCAGGGTGACCAGCAGTTACGTAAATTACGTGATGACTACTTAAAGGGCAGTACTGGTCGTGGATATACTAAGCGTGGTACGCCTTATGTGGATGAGGGTGACTATGTGCCTAAACGTCAATCTCGCCGTCAGCCTCAAACAGTAGCTCCTAGTACATTACGTGCTCCCGTTGAGGCCTTTTCTAATCCTATAAATACGATGTTACTCATGGAGCTTTCTACACCCATTGATTACGTACCTCCTGCGGAGGTTTCTGGTATGGACGGCAGTTTTTCCAGCAGTCATGCGCTGGAGTTGTTAACCCAACCTATAGACATGGGTTCTTTGGTTATACCATCGCAGTGA
- a CDS encoding eukaryotic aspartyl protease family protein has translation MPNMKISVISVLSLVPAFYQHANALGSGLRSLSNGLKDDIDKIYIDAYDVLDPDAVQPRWNKTAQALQKALRINYPRMLSSQLFVKPKYEIQLHRFTQVHRKKKESRYQKYTEHDPSFLGHDVATKQDNIDTFNNTVTRLSQFLLNFENNQYFGEIEVGTPPEKFVVVFDTGSSQLWIPSKECSSTGCSTHRKFDAKGSSTYKKAPLDAANAYIQYGTGECVLALGSDTVKIGPLEVKNQSIGLATYESDHPFGDLPFDGLVGLGFPDKMYKDTDGMLPLLDNIMQQKLLNRNLVAFYMSKDKTQPGSMSFGSIDPRYVLPGHSPWWFPVVATDFWEIAMEAILIDGKPMKLENKYNAAIDTGSSLISGPSEVVGPLLDRLALSPDCSNLNQLPTISFVFVDMNGRKIKFDMSPDDYVERIEYDDSEFIATKNEPNNDATEQNKNAEIKATENTQCVIGIMTMDVPKPKGPLFVMGVNFINRYMAIFDRDAMAVGLVPSAHKVDEREEQRKLEEEFNIIEENERKATAAAAIFIVVVITLVMAPVLYLSLQS, from the exons ATGCCTAATATGAAGATATCGGTGATATCGGTACTGAGCCTTGTACCGGCATTCTATCAACATGCCAATGCACTAGGAAGCGGGCTTAGAAGCTTAAGCAACGGTCTTAAGGATGATATCGACAAGATATACATCGATGCATACGATGTGTTGGACCCAGATGCAGTTCAACCTAGATGGAATAAAACAGCACAAGCATTACAAAAGGCACTGAGGATAAACTACCCAAGAATGCTGTCATCACAGCTATTCGTTAAACCGAAATATGAAATCCAGCTACATAGATTCACACAAGTACATCGCAAGAAAAAGGAATCAAGATATCAGAAATATACAGAACATGATCCATCATTCCTAGGACATGATGTAGCAACAAAACAAGacaatatagatacattTAATAACACAGTCACGAGATTGTCACAGTTTCTGCTGAATTTCGAAAATAACCAGTATTTTGGAGAAATCGAAGTGGGCACGCCGCCAGAAAAGTTTGTAGTG GTATTCGATACCGGTTCAAGCCAGCTGTGGATACCGTCCAAGGAATGCTCAAG CACCGGGTGCTCGACGCACAGGAAATTTGATGCCAAGGGATCTAGTACATACAAAAAGGCGCCATTAGATGCAGCCAATgcgtatatacaatatggAACTGGTGAATGCG TACTGGCACTCGGGTCAGATACAGTCAAAATCGGGCCTCTTGAAGTGAAAAACCAATCCATAGGATTGGCGACATACGAAAGTGATCACCCATTTGGAGATTTACCATTCGACGGACTTGTGGGACTGGGCTTCCCAGATAAGATGTACAAAGATACCGATGGAATGCTGCCATTATTGGATAACATAATGCAACAGAAGTTACTTAACCGGAATTTAGTGGCATTCTACATGTCAAAGGATAAGACGCAACCCGGTTCAATGTCATTCGGAAGCATAGACCCAAGATACGTACTGCCAGGACATAGCCCATGGTGGTTCCCAGTGGTAGCCACTGATTTCTGGGAAATAGCAATGGAAGCTATACTAATTGACGGAAAACCAATGAAACTAGAAAATAAGTACAATGCCGCAATAGATACGGGAAGTAGTTTAATATCAGGACCCTCAGAAGTAGTTGGACCATTACTGGATAGACTAGCACTGTCACCAGATTGCAGTAATCTAAATCAATTGCCAACTATATCGTTTGTATTCGTGGATATGAACGGAAGGAAAATAAAATTCGATATGTCACCAGACGATTATGTTGAACGTATCGAATACGATGACAGTGAATTTATCGCAACAAAAAATGAACCAAACAATGACGCAACGgaacaaaataaaaatgCTGAAATTAAAGCAACAGAAAACACACAATGCGTTATAGGAATAATGACAATGGATGTACCCAAACCTAAAGGACCACTGTTCGTAATGGGAGTCAACTTCATCAACAGATACATGGCAATATTCGATAGAGATGCCATGGCAGTTGGATTGGTGCCATCAGCACACAAAGTTGACGAAAGAGAAGAGCAACGCAAGCTAGAAGAGGAGTTCAATATCATAGAAG AAAACGAACGCAAAGCAACGGCTGCAGCAGCAATATTCATTGTCGTAGTGATAACACTAGTCATGGCACCCGTGCTATACCTGTCACTACAAAGttga
- a CDS encoding putative 40S ribosomal protein S27, with product MDFDILNVDPKVEARKHKLKRFIQSPNSFFMDVRCPGCLTITTVFSHAQTAVICGSCNVVLSEPTGGKCRLTKGCSFRRKVE from the exons ATGGATTTTGACATTCTAAACGTCGACCCCAAGGTCGAAGCCAGGAAACACAAGCTTAAGCGCTTCATACAGTCACCCAACTCATTCTTCATGGATGTACGCTGCCCAGGGTGCCTCACCATCACTACCGTATTCAGCCACGCACAAACCGCTGTCATTTGCGGAAG CTGCAACGTTGTCCTCTCGGAACCAACTGGCGGAAAGTGCAGGCTCACCAAGGGATGCTCTTTCCGAAGAAAGGTTGAGTAA
- a CDS encoding Double-stranded DNA-binding domain family protein: MDGLDFNQAAQNAQAISHNTQEKQMQEEAKRESILEARRMTLRTLLTVEAQERLHRIAMVKPEKATQIENFLLQTTFKSGRRTKMDDEELRHLIESMSTNSSSKISNIKIQRKRWNDDSDSESDI; encoded by the exons ATGGACGGACTTGATTTCAATCAGGCCGCGCAAAATGCGCAGGCCATCTCGCATAATACACAAGAG AAGCAGATGCAAGAGGAAGCAAAACGAGA GAGCATACTGGAAGCAAGACGCATGACACTTCGGACACTTCTCACAGTGGAAGCACAAGAAAGAC TCCACCGCATCGCCATGGTTAAACCAGAAAAGGCAACGCAAATTGAAAACTTCCTATTGCAG ACAACATTTAAATCTGGAAGACGTACCAAAATGGATGACGAAGAACTTAGACACCTAATTGAG TCTATGAGCACTAACAGCTCCAgtaaaatatcaaatataaag ATACAACGCAAACGCTGGAACGACGATTCAGACTCAGAATCTGATATTTAA
- a CDS encoding putative ribosomal protein L24e yields MATVTTTIKTELCSFSDYRVYPGRGQKFVARDGKVYFFLSSKSASLHKQRVKPAKVKWTPSWRKANKKFQTEVSGRRRSKKAARYQKAFLGLSLEELKAKRASAAKANAKMDSKQALIAEAKEKAKKLKGAVAKATGPAQAKPAAIPKKMAKPAMRK; encoded by the exons ATGGCAACTGTAACGACAACTATTAAGACTGAGCTTTGCTCTTTTAGCGACTACAGGGTTTATCCTGGTCGTGGTCAAAAGTTTGTTGCTCGTGATGGCAAGGTGTACTTCTTTTTGAGCTCCAAGTCTGCTTCTTTACACAAGCAACGTGTGAAGCCCGCCAAGGTGAAGTGGACTCCTAGTTGGCGCAAGGCTAACAAGAAGTTCCAGACTGAGGTATCTGGTCGTCGTCGTTCTAAGAAGGCTGCTCGTTATCAGAAGGCCTTTTTGGGTTTAAGTTTGGAGGAGCTTAAGGCTAAGCGTGCCAGTGCTGCTAAGGCCAATGCAAAGATG GATTCCAAGCAGGCTTTGATCGCTGAGGCTAAGGAGAAGGCCAAGAAATTGAAGGGTGCTGTTGCTAAGGCCACTGGCCCTGCTCAGGCTAAGCCTGCTGCCATCCCCAAGAAGATGGCCAAGCCTGCCATGCGCAAGTAA
- a CDS encoding mRNA decapping domain containing protein — MSSDPSVSGVLGKDSSSSALRAHLKRALGLDKGRTEVSQHETDIVHQGSPSHVMNAGLPPPSPRSSATVAGDAVSSLSHPDVSSMSKHSYEDDDSDDYMDVSLSRAKYLNANKDVNPDILDQALSDCYGRFVALLPEEVLRDHVHLCFYLRDAYWWYCDKWVVRYPLDLKSMSFGQFLSLVCQDCALLRSFVSAEDQKSLLARWKLYNRSIPLRGGVLINESCDKVLLVQGYQNNRWTFPRGKIDEGELDSSCAVREILEEVGIDVSGLINPDIYVESEIEGRNVKLFFIPGVSDSIDMQPKTDYEIRSIGWFSFKLFQDSPTRRNSGCLTFHVKQFTRDIIDLIERFRAGKLREQFPVAYETFLRTGGNCPNRMLPILWNDSASKSESTLRYNEDDCLVTFGENSGWSADEMFRVNREKFGVESTYTGQSPDGSTALKRERELIPFDLE, encoded by the coding sequence ATGAGTTCTGATCCTTCTGTCTCTGGCGTTTTAGGCAAGGACAGTTCCTCCTCTGCGCTACGCGCTCATTTGAAGCGTGCTTTGGGTCTTGATAAGGGTCGTACTGAAGTTTCTCAGCATGAAACTGATATTGTTCACCAAGGATCGCCATCGCATGTTATGAATGCGGGGTTGCCTCCCCCTTCTCCACGTTCCTCTGCCACTGTGGCTGGAGACGCTGTATCATCTTTAAGTCATCCTGATGTATCTAGTATGTCTAAACATTCTTATGAGGACGATGATAGTGACGACTATATGGACGTATCACTATCACGTGCTAAATACCTGAATGCTAATAAAGATGTGAACCCTGATATATTGGATCAAGCTTTATCGGATTGTTATGGTCGTTTCGTTGCTTTACTTCCTGAGGAGGTACTTCGAGATCATGTTCAtttatgtttttatttgcGTGATGCATATTGGTGGTATTGCGACAAGTGGGTTGTTCGTTATCCCTTAGACCTTAAGAGTATGAGTTTCGGCCAGTTCTTATCTTTGGTATGTCAGGATTGTGCTTTATTGCGTTCATTTGTAAGTGCCGAGGATCAGAAGTCGTTATTAGCTCGTTGGAAACTTTACAACCGCAGCATTCCTTTGCGTGGTGGTGTTTTAATAAACGAGAGTTGTGACAAGGTTCTTCTTGTTCAGGGTTACCAGAACAACCGTTGGACATTTCCTCGTGGTAAGATTGACGAGGGTGAATTGGATTCTTCTTGTGCAGTTCGTGAGATTTTAGAAGAGGTTGGCATTGACGTGAGTGGTTTGATTAACCCTGATATTTATGTTGAATCTGAGATTGAGGGTCGCAACGTAAAGTTATTTTTTATACCCGGTGTGAGTGACTCCATTGATATGCAACCGAAGACAGATTACGAGATTCGCAGCATTGGATGGTTTAGCTTCAAGTTGTTTCAAGACTCGCCAACTCGTCGGAACAGTGGTTGCTTAACATTCCATGTAAAGCAGTTTACGCGTGATATCATAGACCTTATTGAACGGTTTCGCGCTGGTAAGTTGCGTGAGCAATTTCCGGTAGCTTACGAGACCTTTTTACGTACGGGTGGCAATTGTCCAAATCGCATGTTACCTATTTTATGGAACGACAGTGCTTCTAAAAGTGAGAGCACGTTACGTTACAACGAGGATGACTGTTTGGTTACCTTTGGTGAGAACAGCGGTTGGTCTGCGGACGAAATGTTCCGCGTGAATCGCGAGAAGTTTGGTGTCGAGTCCACCTACACCGGTCAGTCTCCCGACGGTAGCACTGCGTTGAAAAGGGAACGCGAGTTGATACCTTTTGATTTAGAATAA
- a CDS encoding 2-C-methyl-D-erythritol 4-phosphate cytidylyltransferase family protein: MYFYLWQYVFHFGLIHQLWAFNVKRVCNTPGVIGTPPFHGTKAIPRGNPLFAHNNDLGRCQKGASAILVCGGVGQRINDVFDNLDSSNANVTILDNCPRAKQFILVHGVPIFIYSFAEFVRSSLVSEVTIATKPEWHLKVLELVDCYTQKVPSNEAFNPEDISNRIENPLHKDYIIHVNGRSDSGYMIPREASIYPADSARIEEYRLHLSRYSFVLFDLDSQRCVLSTSSLWPEALSIACSGSPGRYKLVKFCLSGDTRGSTVYNSLTGQNVLGAEFPVVTSSDGIVLVHDAARPMLRRVDMGHLIASARRYGGAIPAIGVVDTIKVGESTGDVNFVFDTPVRSSLFAVQTPQAFVFSVLRTAYEKAMESGTMSMLTDDSSFVERLGTHRVCFVPGHRMNIKLTTSYDLPICSSYLKEIYFP; this comes from the coding sequence ATGTACTTCTATTTGTGGCAATATGTGTTTCATTTTGGTTTAATACACCAATTATGGGCGTTTAACGTTAAGCGGGTGTGTAACACCCCTGGTGTTATAGGTACACCTCCGTTCCATGGGACTAAAGCAATTCCTCGTGGCAATCCATTGTTTGCCCACAATAACGATCTAGGAAGGTGCCAAAAGGGTGCTTCTGCGATATTGGTTTGCGGTGGTGTTGGCCAACGTATCAATGATGTCTTTGACAATTTGGACTCCAGTAATGCTAACGTTACTATATTAGACAACTGCCCACGGGCTAAACAGTTCATCCTGGTTCACGGAGTTCCCATTTTTATCTATTCATTTGCTGAGTTTGTAAGATCATCGTTAGTCAGTGAGGTCACTATAGCTACAAAGCCTGAATGGCATTTGAAGGTGCTGGAGCTCGTTGATTGTTACACTCAGAAGGTTCCTTCTAATGAAGCCTTTAATCCCGAGGACATATCAAATCGCATTGAGAATCCGTTGCACAAGGACTACATAATTCACGTTAATGGCCGTAGCGATTCTGGTTACATGATTCCTAGGGAGGCTAGTATTTACCCTGCTGACAGTGCTAGGATTGAGGAGTATCGTTTACATTTATCGCGGTATTCATTTGTACTATTCGATCTGGATTCTCAACGTTGTGTTTTGTCTACATCATCGCTATGGCCCGAGGCACTATCTATAGCTTGCAGTGGTTCCCCGGGTAGATATAAGCTTGTAAAGTTCTGTTTAAGTGGTGACACTCGTGGTTCAACTGTGTACAACTCTCTTACTGGTCAGAACGTATTGGGTGCAGAATTCCCAGTGGTTACTAGTTCTGACGGCATCGTATTGGTCCACGATGCGGCGAGACCAATGTTACGTCGTGTTGATATGGGCCACCTCATAGCGTCTGCTCGTAGGTATGGTGGTGCCATACCGGCTATAGGTGTTGTTGATACTATAAAAGTTGGTGAAAGCACGGGTGATGTTAACTTTGTATTTGATACACCGGTTCGGTCATCACTATTCGCTGTGCAGACTCCGCAGgcttttgttttttctgTGCTCAGGACAGCCTATGAGAAGGCTATGGAGTCTGGTACTATGTCTATGTTGACTGACGATTCCAGTTTCGTTGAGCGGCTTGGCACGCATCGCGTATGTTTCGTTCCTGGCCATCGCATGAACATTAAGTTGACTACTAGTTATGATTTGCCTATATGCAGCAGTTATTTGAAGGAGATATATTTTCCGTGA